A segment of the Prochlorococcus marinus str. MIT 9215 genome:
CTTGTTTTACCTTCACTTTTTAATTGTTTTTCGAGAATAGTTTGAACAGCTATTGAAGCATGATCAGTTCCTGGTAAACACAAAACATTCTTACCTAAAAGTCTTTGAAAACGTACTACAACATCTATCAAAGCCGTATTAAATGCATGCCCCATATGCAAAGATCCAGTTACATTTGGTGGCGGAATAACAACACAAAAAGGCTCCCCATCGTTCTCTGGGTTAGGACTAAACGCCTTTAGAATTTCCCAGTTTTCTTGCCACTTTTTTTCTACTTCAAAAGGTGAATAATTCTTTAAAGATAATTGATCATCCATCTCTGTCATGTGCAAATTTTATTTCAATAAACTTTTGGTTTATTTTATCTTGAGAGCAGCCAATTCATGAAAATAATATTAGTTTGCAAAAAAAGAAAGATCAATTCTACAAAAGTTTGAAGCCAGAACCACTGGAAAAACGTTTTGCATTTTTTGGTGTTGAAATAAGAAATCCACCACCGCTCAAATCACCGTAATAATCTAATTTTATATCTTTCAGTAAATTAAACTTTTTTACATCCGCGTATAAAGTTACTCCTTCAGTTCTTGAAATAGGGGATGCATTAAGTGTACTTGGCTTTAATTTTATATGCATCCATCCTTCGGAACAATTTTTATCCTCTAGCAAATCAATCGACATGTCTCCTTGAGAAACTCCAAAAGAAGCTTGGCTAGATAGTTCTGAAGCAGCACTTTGACTGATTAAAAGATTGACTATCTCAATCATTAGAATAATAATAAATGGGCGATCCAGGGTTCGAACCAGGGACATCCTGCTTGTAAGGCAGGCGCTCTACCGCTGAGCTAATCGCCCTTATGGTAAATCATTCTAATAGATGAAGTTGAAAAATTTATACTAAGTATTTAAATATTTCATGATTGAGGCAAAATTT
Coding sequences within it:
- a CDS encoding AIR synthase, with the protein product MSLVRTLDRPFIIILMIEIVNLLISQSAASELSSQASFGVSQGDMSIDLLEDKNCSEGWMHIKLKPSTLNASPISRTEGVTLYADVKKFNLLKDIKLDYYGDLSGGGFLISTPKNAKRFSSGSGFKLL